ATAGTAAAGATGGTAATGACGAGTCGTTCAGTTATTCGTCTTCTCAGTCGAGTTCACAAGCTTACTCATTTTCAGTCGAAGGTGATTTGAATGAAGATGAAGTAGCAGCAATTAATGAACTTATGTCAGATTTGCAAGAAGTTAGTAACGAGTTCTTTAATGGCTCGCTTGATGAAGCGTTTGAGCAAGCAAAAAATCTAAACTTGGATTCTCCACAATTGGTGGCTATGTCGATGAACTTGCAGCAAACAGAAGTAAGAGCAAGTGTGAGAGAATATCAAACGACGCAACCAGGTCGAGAAATTGCTAAGCAATTTGAACCAATAAATGAAGGGCTAAAAGAAAGCTATGACAAAGCGAAGCCACTCAATATTGAGAATCAATTGACGCAATTATTAAATTGGCTGAATCAACAGCAGGCTAATAAAGAGAATCTGTTGGATTACAGTACTAGCTTTTTTGAACAGCTAAATCAAAAGCAACAGAAAGAAAGCTAGGTCATCGCTTGTGAATTAAAAAATCTATGGCAAACTACTCGGGTTAATAACGTATTAGGTCGGGTAGTTTGGCTAAGCACATTGTTGTATTTGATTCTGGCATTGGTGGCACATCGGTACTTGAACATATTCAAGCGAGTTTACCGAGTGCGAAATTCAGCTATCTTATGGACAACAAATACCTGCCGTACGGAAAACGTTCTTCACAATTTTTAACGCAGCGTATTACTAGTCTGTTAACTCAATTTATTAAAGTAATTGAGCCTGTCGATATATTGGTTGTTGCCTGTAATACTGCGAGCACACAAACATTAGTGCAACTTCGCGCACAATTTGATTTTCCAATAGTAGGCGTTGTACCTGCAATTAAACCAGCAGCAGAGAAATCCCTAAGCAAACGAATTGGCGTATTAGCAACGCCTGCCACAGTTGCAAATGAATACACCGCGACATTGATTAATGATTTTGCAAGAAGCTGTGAAGTTGACTTATATGGTTCTAGCGAACTAGTAAGATTAGCTGAATACAAGTTCTGGTTTAATACATTAGATATGCAAGCGTTAGCTCAAGAACTCGATAAATTAGCAATAAACAGTGAAATTGATCATTTAGTTTTGGGGTGTACGCATTTTCCTATTATTGCAAATGAACTTAAACAGTTAATAAAGCATGATTTACAACTACTCGACTCTGGTGAGGCTATTGCAAATCGTGTATCGAGTCTCATTGGCGAGTGTAATGTAGTAGATAATAAAAAGCAGCCAGTAGATTATTATGCTACGGCTGCTTTAGAACAGACTAAATTACAAATCTCAGTGATTAATGATTAACACTATCATCCGAAGAATTATTGTCATCTGACTTTTGTTTCGCTTCACGTACTTTTAAAGTGCGCTGTTGAAACTCTTTATCATTTAATGCCGAGATAATTTTATCGGCATCCTTTTCTGCGACTTCTACAAAACCAAAGCCGCGACGTTTACCAGTATGCTTATCCTTTAATAGGCGAACAGAGAATATTTTCCCGTGTTGTTCAAATAAACTTCTAACAACCGCTTCGTTTGCCTTATAAGGTAAATTACCCACATAAAGTGATTTACTTGCCTCTTTCTTTTCAGTTGCACCATTAGCAGAAAAGGTTGCAAGAACACCACCAATCAAAATGCCTACAGCAATAGCCAAAGATGAACTTGTAAGTACTGATGATAATGCAAAATGAACTACGGCATAGCCGATAAGAGATGCGATAAAAATTATTATTAATGATTTTTGTTGCGATGAACTCATTTTAAAGATTCCGAATTACACAAATTAAACATAAAATTAACAAATGTTCATGCTTATCTTATCTTACTTTGCTCACAAGGCAATAATATCAGAACAAATAAGCGGTAAAATTATTTAAGTTAAGTTTAAAAAGCCCATTAAACGGCCAAAAACGTACAAAAATGAGCTGTTTTGTACGTATTTCACCCAAACGATCCAAAAAACTAAAAAAAGTTTGAAATAGGGGTTGATCCAAATTCGGATCTCTCTATAATGCGCCTCCACCAACACGGGGAACGACGCAGCATAGCAGCGAATCACGAGTTGGTTGAGTCAAGTAAAACTGAGTTTTGAAACCTTCTTAAAATAAAAAGAAAATAATCAAAATTAAGTGTTGACAAAAAAATAGGAAAGCGTAATATACGCAGCCCTAACAGCGACGAAGCGTCGCGGCAAACACTAAGTTGTTTGCAAATGCTCTTTAAAAATTTAAGCAATCATCTGTGTGGGCACTCGTACAGATTAAGTTCTAACATACGCTTTTAAAGCGTAACAAAATTTAGACTTAATTGAACTGAGTGACCATAGCTATTAAACAATTCAGCCTTGAGCTGTTTTGAGTTCACTTTTTTAAAAGTGAAAATAATAGCGCACAGTCAATTCGATATCTTTATGATATCAAAATCAGAATTCATTGAGTCGGACGTAAGTCCAAAAACACTTTTAATTGAAGAGTTTGATCATGGCTCAGATTGAACGCTGGCGGCAGGCCTAACACATGCAAGTCGAGCGGTAACATTTCTAGCTTGCTAGAAGATGACGAGCGGCGGACGGGTGAGTAATGCTTGGGAACATGCCTTTAGGTGGGGGACAACCATTGGAAACGATGGCTAATACCGCATAATGTCTACGGACCAAAGGGGGCTTCGGCTCTCGCCTTTAGATTGGCCCAAGTGGGATTAGGTAGTTGGTGAGGTAATGGCTCACCAAGCCGACGATCCCTAGCTGGTTTGAGAGGATGATCAGCCACACTGGAACTGAGACACGGTCCAGACTCCTACGGGAGGCAGCAGTGGGGAATATTGCACAATGGGCGCAAGCCTGATGCAGCCATGCCGCGTGTGTGAAGAAGGCCTTCGGGTTGTAAAGCACTTTCAGTTGTGAGGAAAGGTTAGTAGTTAATACCTGCTAGCTGTGACGTTAGCAACAGAAGAAGCACCGGCTAACTCCGTGCCAGCAGCCGCGGTAATACGGAGGGTGCGAGCGTTAATCGGAATTACTGGGCGTAAAGCGTACGCAGGCGGTTTGTTAAGCGAGATGTGAAAGCCCCGGGCTCAACCTGGGAACTGCATTTCGAACTGGCAAACTAGAGTGTGATAGAGGGTGGTAGAATTTCAGGTGTAGCGGTGAAATGCGTAGAGATCTGAAGGAATACCGATGGCGAAGGCAGCCACCTGGGTCAACACTGACGCTCATGTACGAAAGCGTGGGGAGCAAACGGGATTAGATACCCCGGTAGTCCACGCCGTAAACGATGTCTACTAGGAGTTCGGTTTTTCGGAACTGTCTTCCAAAGCTAACGCATTAAGTAGACCGCCTGGGGAGTACGGCCGCAAGGTTAAAACTCAAATGAATTGACGGGGGCCCGCACAAGCGGTGGAGCATGTGGTTTAATTCGATGCAACGCGAAGAACCTTACCTACACTTGACATCCAGAGAACTTACTAGAGATAGTTTGGTGCCTTCGGGAACTCTGAGACAGGTGCTGCATGGCTGTCGTCAGCTCGTGTTGTGAGATGTTGGGTTAAGTCCCGCAACGAGCGCAACCCCTATCCTTAGTTGCCAGCGATTCGGTCGGGAACTCTAAGGAGACTGCCGGTGATAAACCGGAGGAAGGTGGGGACGACGTCAAGTCATCATGGCCCTTACGTGTAGGGCTACACACGTGCTACAATGGCGCATACAGAGTGCTGCGAACTCGCGAGAGTAAGCGAATCACTTAAAGTGCGTCGTAGTCCGGATTGGAGTCTGCAACTCGACTCCATGAAGTCGGAATCGCTAGTAATCGCGAATCAGAATGTCGCGGTGAATACGTTCCCGGGCCTTGTACACACCGCCCGTCACACCATGGGAGTGGGTTGCTCCAGAAGTAGGTAGCTTAACCTTAGGGAGGGCGCTTACCACGGAGTGATTCATGACTGGGGTGAAGTCGTAACAAGGTAGCCCTAGGGGAACCTGGGGCTGGATCACCTCCTTATACGATTTAGAACTTTTTGTTCGAAGTGTCCACACAGATGATTGTTAGCTAAGCAATAGCTTAGTTAATTTGCTCTTTAAAAATTTGGAAAGCTGACAAACTTTAAATTAAGTACTTACTTAGTAAGTGCAATATTTAATTTAGAGTTCTCAAAATAAAGTAAAGAAAATATGCCGCATTAATTAATTTTAATGTTGGTATCTACTTTAGTATTCAATATTTAACTTCTGGCGGAGTTAAAAACTGTCTTTAGCAATACAAACCATTTTGGGTTGTATGGTTAAGTGACTAAGCGTATACGGTGGATGCCTTGGCAGTTGGAGGCGATGAAGGACGTATTAACTTGCGATAAGCCTAGTCAAGCTAGTAAAAAGCGCTTGAGACTAGGATTTCCGAATGGGGAAACCCACCACTTTGTGGTATCACTTACTGAATACATAGGTAAGTGAGGCGAACCGGGAGAACTGAAACATCTAAGTACCCCGAGGAAAAGAAATCAACCGAGATTCCGAAAGTAGCGGCGAGCGAAATCGGATTAGCCCTTAAGCTGTAATGTAGTTAGTGGAACATTCTGGAAAGTTTGACGATACAGGGTGATAGTCCCGTACACGAAAACTTATTTACAGTGAAATCGAGTAGGTCGGAGCACGTGAAACTTTGACTGAATATGGGGGGACCATCCTCCAAGGCTAAATACTCCCAACTGACCGATAGTGAACCAGTACCGTGAGGGAAAGGCGAAAAGAACCCCTGTGAGGGGAGTGAAATAGAACCTGAAACCGTATACGTACAAGCAGTAGGAGCAGATTCGTTCTGTGACTGCGTACCTTTTGTATAATGGGTCAGCGACTTATATTCAGTAGCGAGGTTAACCATTTAGGGGAGCCGTAGTGAAAGCGAGCGTTAACTGCGCGTTTAGTTGCTGGGTATAGACCCGAAACCCGGTGATCTAGCCATGGGCAGGTTGAAGGTCAGGTAACACTGACTGGAGGACCGAACCGACTATCGTTGAAAAGCTAGCGGATGACCTGTGGCTAGGAGTGAAAGGCTAATCAAACCGGGAGATAGCTGGTTCTCCCCGAAATCTATTTAGGTAGAGCCTCGGACGAATACTATTGGGGGTAGAGCACTGTTAAGGCTAGGGGGTCATCCCGACTTACCAACCCTTTGCAAACTCCGAATACCAATAAGTAATATCCGGGAGACACACGGCGGGTGCTAACGTCCGTCGTGGAGAGGGAAACAACCCAGACCGCCAGCTAAGGTCCCAAAGTGTATGTTAAGTGGGAAACGATGTGGAAAGGCCCAGACAGCCAGGAGGTTGGCTTAGAAGCAGCCATCCTTTAAAGAAAGCGTAATAGCTCACTGGTCGAGTCGGTCTGCGCGGAAGATGTAACGGGGCTAAACATACCACCGAAGCTGCGGCTGCGAATTTATTCGCGGGGTAGGGGAGCGTTCTGTAAGCTGTTGAAGGTGTACCGGGAGGTATGCTGGAGGTATCAGAAGTGCGAATGCTGACATGAGTAACGATAAAGCGGGTGAAAAACCCGCTCGCCGGAAGACCAAGGGTTCCTATCCCATGCTAATCAGGGTAGGGTGAGTCGACCCCTAAGGCGAGGCCGAAAGGCGTAGTCGATGGGAAACGGGTTAATATTCCCGTACTTGGAATAATTGCGATGGGGGGACGGAGCAGGCTAAACAAGCATGGCGTTGGTTGTCCATGTGAAAGTATGTAGGCTGGAAACTTAGGCAAATCCGGGTTTCTAAGGCTGAGATACGAGACGACACACTACGGTGTGGAAGTTGTTGATGCCATACTTCCAGGAAAAGCCTCTAAGCTTCAGATTATTTCGAATCGTACCCCAAACCGACACAGGTGGTCAGGTAGAGAATACTAAGGCGCTTGAGAGAACTCGGGTGAAGGAACTAGGCAAAATTGTACCGTAACTTCGGGAGAAGGTACGCTCCTATCTGTGATGAGACTTGCTCTCTAAGCGGACGGGAGTCGCAGTGACTAGGTGGCTGGGACTGTTTATTAAAAACACAGCACTCTGCAAATTCGAAAGAAGACGTATAGGGTGTGACACCTGCCCGGTGCCGGAAGGTTAATTGATGGGGTTAGCTTCGGCGAAGCTCTTGATCGAAGCCCCGGTAAACGGCGGCCGTAACTATAACGGTCCTAAGGTAGCGAAATTCCTTGTCGGGTAAGTTCCGACCTGCACGAATGGTGTAACCATGGCCACGCTGTCTCCACCCGAGACTCAGTGAAATTGAAATCGCAGTGAAGATGCTGTGTACCCGCGGCTAGACGGAAAGACCCCGTGAACCTTTACTACAGCTTGGCACTGAACATTGACCCTACATGTGTAGGATAGGTGGGAGGCTTTGAAGCACAGTCGCTAGATTGTGTGGAGCCGTCCTTGAAATACCACCCTTGTAGTGTTGATGTTCTAACATAGGCCCCTGAATCGGGGTTGTGGACAGTGCCTGGTGGGTAGTTTGACTGGGGCGGTCTCCTCCCAAAGAGTAACGGAGGAGCACGAAGGTTTGCTAAGTACGGTCGGACATCGTACGGTTAGTGTAATGGTAGAAGCAAGCTTAACTGCGAGACAGACACGTCGAGCAGGTACGAAAGTAGGTCATAGTGATCCGGTGGTTCTGAATGGAAGGGCCATCGCTCAACGGATAAAAGGTACTCCGGGGATAACAGGCTGATACCGCCCAAGAGTTCATATCGACGGCGGTGTTTGGCACCTCGATGTCGGCTCATCACATCCTGGGGCTGAAGTCGGTCCCAAGGGTATGGCTGTTCGCCATTTAAAGTGGTACGCGAGCTGGGTTTAGAACGTCGTGAGACAGTTCGGTCCCTATCTGCCGTGGGCGTTTGAGAATTGAGAGGGGCTGCTCCTAGTACGAGAGGACCGGAGTGGACGAACCGCTGGTGTTCGGGTTGTGATGCCAATTGCATTGCCCGGTAGCTACGTTCGGAATCGATAACCGCTGAAAGCATCTAAGCGGGAAGCGAGCCTCGAGATGAGTTCTCACTTTAACTTGAGTTAACTGAAGGGCCGTTGAAGACTACAACGTTGATAGGCAGGATGTGGAAGTGGTGTGAGCCATTAAGCTAACCTGTACTAATTACCCGTGAGGCTTAACCATACAACGCCAAAGTGGTTTATAACCCGCAGAAGTTGAATAGA
This region of Pseudoalteromonas spongiae UST010723-006 genomic DNA includes:
- a CDS encoding RNA recognition motif domain-containing protein encodes the protein MSSSQQKSLIIIFIASLIGYAVVHFALSSVLTSSSLAIAVGILIGGVLATFSANGATEKKEASKSLYVGNLPYKANEAVVRSLFEQHGKIFSVRLLKDKHTGKRRGFGFVEVAEKDADKIISALNDKEFQQRTLKVREAKQKSDDNNSSDDSVNH
- the murI gene encoding glutamate racemase; translation: MAKHIVVFDSGIGGTSVLEHIQASLPSAKFSYLMDNKYLPYGKRSSQFLTQRITSLLTQFIKVIEPVDILVVACNTASTQTLVQLRAQFDFPIVGVVPAIKPAAEKSLSKRIGVLATPATVANEYTATLINDFARSCEVDLYGSSELVRLAEYKFWFNTLDMQALAQELDKLAINSEIDHLVLGCTHFPIIANELKQLIKHDLQLLDSGEAIANRVSSLIGECNVVDNKKQPVDYYATAALEQTKLQISVIND